From the Bacteroidia bacterium genome, the window AAAAAAATAAAACACGTTTCGAAAAATAATTTTTTCCTTTTGGCCGGGCCTTGTGTGGTAGAAGGCGAAGAAATTACTTTTGCCATTGCAGAAAAAGTAAAAGCAATTTGCGACAAACTTGAAATTCCTTTTATTTTTAAAGCTTCTTACCGCAAAGCAAATCGTTCCCGCATCGATTCTTTTACCGGAATTGGTGATGAAAAAGCTTTAAGAATAATTCGCGCTATCGGCGAAAAATACGATTTGCCAACGGTTACAGACATTCACACCGCAGAAGAAGCATTTTTAGCGGCGGAATATGTAGACGTTTTACAAATACCCGCCTTCCTTTGCAGGCAAACCGATTTATTAATCGCGGCAGCGAAAACAGGAAAATTTGTAAACATCAAAAAAGGACAATTTGTTTCTGCCGAAGCCATGAAATTTGCGGTAGATAAAGTTCGCCAATCCGGCAACGACAACATTATGCTTACCGAACGCGGTGTCATGTATGGGTACCACGATTTGGTTGTAGATTATCGCAACATTCCAGAAATGCAAAAACACAAAGTGCCT encodes:
- the kdsA gene encoding 3-deoxy-8-phosphooctulonate synthase, with translation MIEKIKKIKHVSKNNFFLLAGPCVVEGEEITFAIAEKVKAICDKLEIPFIFKASYRKANRSRIDSFTGIGDEKALRIIRAIGEKYDLPTVTDIHTAEEAFLAAEYVDVLQIPAFLCRQTDLLIAAAKTGKFVNIKKGQFVSAEAMKFAVDKVRQSGNDNIMLTERGVMYGYHDLVVDYRNIPEMQKHKVPVILDITHSLQQPNQSSGVTGGKPELIATIAKAGIAVGVDGIFVETHPDPANAKSDGANMLHLDHLENLLVQLLKIRKAIL